The genomic region TAAAAATATATTCGCGCAACAGCGTTACTACCGATATCGACAGTGATGCTTACATTCCGCATTACGGCAGTAAAATTGATGACTACTATAATAACCCCAGATAAAAGGATAACGACACTCTGATTACCTTCAGATCTTATTAGCTCCATTGCTTTTGGGCATATCAGAATAAAATTGCCGATTTGAATTAACAGAAAAACGTGTACATTTATGCACGATTCATGCCGCATTTGAACAGGAATAATAAAAGTCAAACAACAAAGAAAAAGTAACAGCTTAATTTTTGCAGAATATTGAAAACCGCGGTTGTCATACTTAACTGGAACGGAAAAAAATTCCTCGAGGAGTTTTTGCCTAAAGTGATAGAACATAGCCGTAATGCTGCTGATGTAATCATTGCCGATAATGCTTCTACAGATGATTCTATTGCATTTCTCAAAGAAAAATATCCGCACATCCGGATAATTGAAAACAGTGAGAACGGTGGCTTTTCGCGTGGTTACAATCTGGCACTTGAGCAGGTAGATGCCGAATATTTCGTTCTGCTGAACTCCGATATCGAAGTAACGGAAAACTGGATAGAACCGGTGATTGCGTTGATGGACGCAGATAAAAACATTGCAGCCTGCCAGCCTAAAATACTTTCTTTTTTTGAACGGACAAAGTTTGAATATGCCGGAGCTGCCGGCGGACACATCGATAAATACGGCTACCCCTTTTGTCGCGGTCGGATTTTTAATGTTATTGAAGAAGATAACGGACAGTATGACGATACTGCGGAAATATTCTGGGCAACCGGTGCCTGTATGTTCGTGCGTGCCGAATT from Bacteroidota bacterium harbors:
- a CDS encoding glycosyltransferase family 2 protein: MKTAVVILNWNGKKFLEEFLPKVIEHSRNAADVIIADNASTDDSIAFLKEKYPHIRIIENSENGGFSRGYNLALEQVDAEYFVLLNSDIEVTENWIEPVIALMDADKNIAACQPKILSFFERTKFEYAGAAGGHIDKYGYPFCRGRIFNVIEEDNGQYDDTAEIFWATGACMFVRAELYHKLSGLDEDFFAHMEEIDFCWRLKNFGYKIMYCPDSRVYHIGGGTLPKGSARKTYLNFRNNFMLLYKNLPSKRIFPVFFTRLVLDGVAALKFLFDGGFGDFTAVIRAHFYFYGHFNRLRKKREKIPHHKVFGIFDGSIVKDFYLRKKRLFSQLDKNKF